The stretch of DNA TACCGAATGTCTCTGCTCCATTTTGTAGAATTTTGATTGAACCTACAGGAAATGATTTTTACGCAATAAATACAAATGATTTTGCAATTGGCTATACAGTTACTACAAATACTACATGTGACCAATATTCATTTACTCCAAATTTAGCAATTCCTGATGGTCAAGCAAGCGGTGGTTATGGAACGGTTGTTGGTTTTAATACAAATATTCCAATGACAGATACTATTTCAGATGTAAATATTTTAGATTTAAATATGACCCATACTTATATGTCAGATGTTACTTTAGTTTTAAATCATCCTGATGGAACTCAATTATTATATATAGATAATGTTTGTTCAAATAGAAATGGCTTTAATAATACCGATTTAGACTCACAAGCAACAAATACTATAAATTGTGGTACGAATACAAATAGTGTAATTGGGGCAGGACCATTTCAGCCTTCATCTTCTTTTAATATTTTTAATGGGAAACAAGCAAATGGGACTTGGCAGTTTTTAGCTGCTGATTATTTTCAAGGTGATACAGGAACATTAAATTCTCTAGTTTTAGAAGTATGTACTAGTGATACAACTATTACAGAAGCTCCAAATGCTTGTGGGGTGATTACCACTACTTGGAATGGTTCTTCTTGGTCAAATGGCGCTCCTTCAAAAAGAGTTGCTGCAATAGTAAATGGAAATTTATCTTCAACAGGAGATATCGAAGCTTGTTCTTTTACTGTTAATGGTACAGCTCAAGTAGTAATCAATCCTGGACATTCTTTAAAAGTAGGAGAAGGAGTTACAGTAGCTCCAACTGCCTCTTTAACAATTGAAAATAATGCAGCTTTAGTTCAGTTTTCTAATACTGCAACAAATTCAGGAAATATTATTGTGAAGAGAAGTTCTACTCCAATGATTCGTTTAGATTATACAGCATGGTCTTCACCAGTTGCTTCACAAAATTTATTAGCGTTTTCACCAAATACGGTGACAACTCGTTTTTATCAATATTTATACACGGGTACAACTACACCAACAGCTTATCAATCAATTGATCCAACAACTAATAGTTTTGCTAAAGGTAAAGGTTATATGATTAGAGTAGCTAACAACTGGTCTTCTTCAACACCAACGGTTTATAATGGGCAATTTACTGGAGTTCCAAATAACGAAATTGTAAAAACTCCTGTTGGCATTGGATATAATTTAATTGGAAACCCTTATCCGTCACCAATTGACGCAAATATGGTTTTATTGAGAAACCCTAAGATTGATGCTTTATATTATTGGACTCATAATGTGCCACAAGATGCATCTTATGTAGCTCAAACAAATTATGCTTCTTATACAATTTTAGGTGGAACTGCTGCATTTGGAAGTTCAAAGATTCCAAACAAAACTATTCAAACATGACAAGGGTTCTTTGTAAGAGCATATGATTTTGGAAGTGCTATTTTCACAAATGATCAAAGAGTAAATGCTTCCGTTACATCTCAATTCTTTAGAACATCTCAAGCTAATAGAACTACAGTTACTCCAGTTGAAAAACATAGAGTTTGGTTAAACTTAAATGATAACAATACTTCTTATAACTAAATTCTTGTAGGTTACATGGAAGGTGCAACAAATGCTGTTGACAATGCGATTGATGGTAAGATATTAGACGATACTAAACCAATGATTTACTCTGTTTTAAATAATGAAGCTTATGTTATTCAAGGTCGTGCTTTACCATTTAATGATACTGATGTAGTAGCTTTAGGATTTAAAGCATTAGAAAAAGGAACTTATGTTATTAATTTAGATAATGTAGATGGTGTTTTTTCAGCTCAAGATATCTTTATCAAAGATAAATTTATTGGAACTACTCATAATTTAAAAGAAAGCGGTTATTCATTTATTTCAGAAGCTGGAGATTTCAAAAACAGATTTGAATTGGTTTACAAAAAAGCATCTACTGAAATAGTTTCAAATGAAAATGAAGTTTTAGTATTTAAAAATAACGGACAAATTGTAATTAATTCAACATCAGAAAAAATTGCAAACATCCAAGTTTTTGATATTCAAGGTAAAATTTTGTTTCAAGAAAATTTAAAAGCTAACGAATATAGAGTAAAAGGATTAACAGTTTCAAACCAAGCTTTAATTGTTAAAATTCAGCTTTCAAATGGTGAGAAAGTTGCCAAAAAGATAATTTTCTAAGTATTATATGATTTTTTAAAAAAGCTCAATCTCACGATTGGGCTTTTTTATTTTAGGTAAGTGCAGCTTTTTTTGTAATTTTGGAATTATTCAAAAAATAACAATGGAAAATATAAAACAATACGTTCAACAAAATAAAGAGCGTTTTATAAATGAATTAATTGAACTTTTAAAAATTCCTTCAGTAAGTGCTGATAGTGCTTATGCTCATGATGTTATCGCTACAGCGGAAGTGATAAAAGAAAGTCTTGAAAAAGCTGGAGTTGATTTCGCAGAACTTTGTGAAACACCAGGTTATCCTATCGTTTACGCTGAAAAGATTATTGATAAAAACCTGCCAACAGTTTTGGTTTATGGTCATTATGATGTGCAACCACCAGATCCAATGGATTTATGGACATCGCCTCCTTTTGAACCAGTGATTAAAACAACTGATATTCATCCTGAAGGGGCAATTTTTGCTCGTGGTGCTTGTGACGACAAAGGACAAATGTACATGCATGTAAAAGCATTTGAATATATGATTCAAAACAATTGCTTGCCATGTAATGTGAAGTTTATGATTGAAGGTGAAGAAGAAGTTGGTTCTAAAAGCTTAGGTTGGTTTGTAGAACGTAATCAAGAGAAATTAGCAAACGATGTTATTTTAATTTCTGATACTGGAATGATTTCTAATACGCAACCATCAATTACTACTGGTTTACGTGGTTTAAGTTATGTAGAAGTTGAGGTTACAGGTCCAAATCGCGATTTACATTCAGGATTATATGGTGGAGCAGTGGCAAATCCAATTAATATTTTAGCTAAGATGATTGCTTCACTTCACGATGAAAATAATCATATTACGATTCCAGGATTTTATGATAAGGTAGAAGAATTATCTGCTGAAGAGAGAGCTGAAATGGCAAAAGCACCTTTTTCTTTAGAAAATTATAAAAAGGCTTTAGATATAGCTGATGTTTATGGTGAAACTGGTTATGTTACCAATGAGCGTAACTCAATTCGACCTACTTTAGATGTAAACGGAATTTGGGGTGGTTATACTGGTGAAGGAGCCAAAACGGTTATTGCAAGTAAAGCGTATGCTAAAATTTCGATGCGTTTAGTGCCAAATCAAGATTGGGAAGAAATTACAGAATTGTTTACAAAACATTTTGAAAGTATAGCTCCAAAAGCAGTAAAAGTAAAAGTAACGCCTCATCATGGTGGACAAGGTTATGTAACCCCAATTGACAGCATTGGATACC from Flavobacterium haoranii encodes:
- a CDS encoding T9SS sorting signal type C domain-containing protein, translated to MEGATNAVDNAIDGKILDDTKPMIYSVLNNEAYVIQGRALPFNDTDVVALGFKALEKGTYVINLDNVDGVFSAQDIFIKDKFIGTTHNLKESGYSFISEAGDFKNRFELVYKKASTEIVSNENEVLVFKNNGQIVINSTSEKIANIQVFDIQGKILFQENLKANEYRVKGLTVSNQALIVKIQLSNGEKVAKKIIF
- a CDS encoding reprolysin-like metallopeptidase, yielding MQGNSYDTQRDADDSQLRRFRMAQSCTGEYANYFGATNASQVNLVLAAYNATYTRVNALFEMDFNATMQITANSVNVIYYNASTDPYSPSTNMDPWNLELMNTLSSVLGNSTFDIGHLFGASGGGGNAGCIGCVCSNDMSTYSYMGQTYPNAYKGSGYTSPADGIPMGDNFDVDYVAHEIGHQLGGNHTFSFSTENNAVNMEPGSGVTIMGYAGITGATDVAEHSIPIFHAGSIDQITTNIKSKSCPAQIPTGNAVPVVTVPATTKTLPRGTAFKLTGTATDADIKDVLSYSWEQVDDASTVGAAASYPSETKTNGPNFRSFMPKNYGSRNFPRLADHVKNGITGNPWEIVPNNPSANRTLNFRLTVRDNRAGGGNNKGANVAVTFDRNRGPFLVTSQNISGISYTQGSTQTVTWSVNNTNTMTGAANVNIKLSTDGGQTFPITLVANTANDGTQTVTIPNVSAPFCRILIEPTGNDFYAINTNDFAIGYTVTTNTTCDQYSFTPNLAIPDGQASGGYGTVVGFNTNIPMTDTISDVNILDLNMTHTYMSDVTLVLNHPDGTQLLYIDNVCSNRNGFNNTDLDSQATNTINCGTNTNSVIGAGPFQPSSSFNIFNGKQANGTWQFLAADYFQGDTGTLNSLVLEVCTSDTTITEAPNACGVITTTWNGSSWSNGAPSKRVAAIVNGNLSSTGDIEACSFTVNGTAQVVINPGHSLKVGEGVTVAPTASLTIENNAALVQFSNTATNSGNIIVKRSSTPMIRLDYTAWSSPVASQNLLAFSPNTVTTRFYQYLYTGTTTPTAYQSIDPTTNSFAKGKGYMIRVANNWSSSTPTVYNGQFTGVPNNEIVKTPVGIGYNLIGNPYPSPIDANMVLLRNPKIDALYYWTHNVPQDASYVAQTNYASYTILGGTAAFGSSKIPNKTIQT
- a CDS encoding dipeptidase; its protein translation is MENIKQYVQQNKERFINELIELLKIPSVSADSAYAHDVIATAEVIKESLEKAGVDFAELCETPGYPIVYAEKIIDKNLPTVLVYGHYDVQPPDPMDLWTSPPFEPVIKTTDIHPEGAIFARGACDDKGQMYMHVKAFEYMIQNNCLPCNVKFMIEGEEEVGSKSLGWFVERNQEKLANDVILISDTGMISNTQPSITTGLRGLSYVEVEVTGPNRDLHSGLYGGAVANPINILAKMIASLHDENNHITIPGFYDKVEELSAEERAEMAKAPFSLENYKKALDIADVYGETGYVTNERNSIRPTLDVNGIWGGYTGEGAKTVIASKAYAKISMRLVPNQDWEEITELFTKHFESIAPKAVKVKVTPHHGGQGYVTPIDSIGYQAANKAYTETFGVPAIPVRSGGSIPIVALFEKELKSKTILMGFGLDSDAIHSPNEHFGVFNYLKGIETIPLFYKYFTEMSK